In Mycobacterium sp. JS623, one genomic interval encodes:
- a CDS encoding nuclear transport factor 2 family protein: MQSTDLDLPAISHRYFAAWAAHDPGAIVAMHTEDTQFWTHLGAGPVQGRDAVRAAFEQIFAQFPDFAWETYRVLYGEDHWILDWALTSGDIRFDCLDVVNVSSDGLVSRKDTFIDAAQLQQAMGTVIA; this comes from the coding sequence ATGCAAAGTACCGATCTAGATCTACCCGCGATTTCGCACCGTTACTTCGCCGCCTGGGCGGCGCATGATCCGGGTGCGATCGTCGCCATGCACACCGAGGACACTCAGTTCTGGACGCATCTTGGCGCGGGGCCCGTACAGGGCCGTGACGCCGTGCGCGCGGCCTTCGAGCAGATTTTCGCCCAGTTCCCGGATTTCGCCTGGGAGACCTATCGCGTGCTGTACGGCGAGGATCACTGGATCCTCGACTGGGCGTTGACCTCCGGTGACATCCGCTTCGACTGCCTCGACGTCGTCAACGTCTCATCGGACGGCTTGGTGAGCCGCAAGGACACCTTCATCGACGCGGCCCAGTTGCAGCAAGCGATGGGAACCGTGATCGCATGA